ATTCATGAAGCAATATGTTATGGGGTTGCAGCAGCTTGAGGAGTATGCGAGCAATTGAAAAAAGCAGATGGATGTGTAGTCGATGTACTCGTAAATAGCTGGGCCGATAAACATGGCAATGGTGTTGATCACGTACAGTGGCGTCCAGCATATGAAGAACTCCAGCACCAAAACGAAAAGCATTTTGACGACTCGTTTTTTACTTTCCAGATTCTTCGCCTCGTTTGACCTGTTAGAATGAAACAGTGAAAacaaaatgaataatttttatctGTCGTTTCAACCCACTTAATTCtagtaaaataatgaaatatttagacaaaattttaatatatgttagAAATTAAATCTTCATTTTAAACCTTTTATACAGGCAAAACCAGTGATGGTAACTTCTGTGAATGAAATAGGGGATTGTCAAAATTCTTGACAATTGGTCCGAAATGGAGGAATTTCCCTTTGATTGCTAAGTTGACAATTTAGGCATTTCCTGTGAAGGTTACTTGTTATAAGTTTCGAGAACTGAAAAAGTgcaaaggaaataaaatcatGATAAAAAGCTggtacatacaaggtgcgttccaaagtaaacaggactttttgaatctagcgctcctggtggcgccatctacatatacatatacatatgtcgactggtgcgttagaatctgctatcgaTCTGCTTTATCGATTGACCAGTgcgaatttcatgacatttcattgattggaagtgaagttattgcgttttaagtgtcagtatgtttatgttatcggtgcgaaaatgagcttagAACAAAGAGacagcattaaattttgttttaaaattggtaaaacttttaccgaaacgtttcaattgatgaaacaagtttatgattaccgatcccgtagcagagtgtacCAGTGGTTTCGATGTTTTCAAAggggtcgtgaggacataaatgacgatcaacatttgGGTCAACcaaaattcgtgatcaccggaaattccatcgaaactgtgcgtgaattcatcaaaaaacagCCGAAATCaatttgaccaaacatttgggcttacgaaaggcgtatgcacggtttgttccgcacaaattgactggcgaccaaaaattgttcagaatccaacattcgaaggacgattatttgaccaaaaatcacattttaaccccggtattcacctgatatggcaccatgcgacttcttccttttcggaaaaatgcatttgcccatgaaaggaaagcgttatgcagacgtagaggccattcaaaaggcttgcaccggcatactggcggccataccggccaacgagctacaACACTCGtccgacatgcttttggacagtgcaaaaagctgtataaaataaattgattttgccgaaaaaaacatttgttctgtttttttcttaagtcctgtttactttggaaaccaCCTTGTATATTTTGTTCGTGCTTCGTAGTTTCTTGTTTCCGACttatgttttgcaaaaaaatagtatgtatgtattttattgtgAAACACACGAAATGTGAGTCCAGCGCCGATATGTTCGTTCAGCACGTTGACTCGGTTTAGAAGGTAACGGAAGTTCGCTTAATTCGGTTCACTGAATTCGATCTAAATTCATGTCCaaagtaattattatatttatatgcagaGAGAGTTCAATTCCTTTCCTCAAGAAATAATCCTTTATAAGAAAATATCTCAAAACTATTAGATGTAATAGTTTAGAGTAATCAAAGTGTActgtacaatatttaaaaacttgttatgtatatgtacatgtatataagaCGCTTCAGTATATGCAATCCGACaaagtcttatttaaaaattgtgtacGTAAAAAGATGATGACCATTGAAAGGGCAATATGAAGCTTATTTGAATATTCGCAAATGTGTGAGGATGCACGAATGCCTCCCTGTCAAGCTCACCTTCTCAGCGCGGATTCAGAATTGCGTATGATTGGTGAGGAATCGAATATTCGTCGATTATCCATCAAATATTGCTGTTGCAATTGCAGCGGAGTtggtttccaaaaattttgctgCTGATTACTGTTATGATGGGCCAAATTGGCACGCAGTGTCAAACGCGACTGCCTATGCTGATGCGTATGCTGCTGTACGGTATATATTGATGGCTCACTTttattgccattgttgttgtagccgtGCAGTTCTCTCATTGTATTATTTCGAATTTCCCGCGAGTTCTTTTGCTGCAAGTCCATTTGTGGCTCTGCCGCATCCATACCCGACAGCACACGCAAACCAAACAAGTTCTGTGGTGTTTTCACTGATGCAGTCGAGAAGGACTTGTTTGAAATGTCTTCAATGACGCCGTCATCTGTGTGAGCGGATGAAAAAAGACAAATAGAGAAAAGTAATATGGTTGATGAGAAAAACCATAATTAATCCGAAAAATGTTattcagtttttatattttatcgaTGGTATCCTGGAAACCATTTCCAAGTTTTTCGTTATCGTTAAACGAGCAatcacttttaaataaaaacttagatcattttaaaatattagattCAAATTTTACTTGATTTTACTGAAAATGTTAGAAGGtttcatatcaaaaatataaaattaatgatgttcaaaaatatatctatatttttttgactGGCATGCTGTAAATTTAAGGGCACTTATTTATAGTACCAGaaggtaaaatataaaaaattatttgaagctaTCTATTTTAAGAaacatgataaccgactattagATGCCCGAATTTGACtcttgtgatctcggcgacatttgctttcaacaagatGACGCCAATCTCTccacattgcatcaatcaatggatttattgagagaacacttcggtgaatagataatttttaattttgggcCGGTGGATTGGCCACcaatatcgtgtgatatcacacctttagactttttcattaaggtatagcttcattaaggtacctcacatgcCAACATCAATCTACATATATCGAGTAAAAATTCTGAATACAAGTTATATAGGACCAATCCAGTTCTCCTATAAACACtatctttcaattttattaaaataactaaaatatacataagtatgtatatgtgatagAAAATgaactggaagttcgaaaatcttatatatttatattgggGCTAAGGGTACTAACCCAATGCAACGCATTTGTCGGTGTTATCGTccgatttttccaattttcatgGTCGAAAGGATTTATTCTCGGCAAAATTGGCTTGAAAGATTTGGGAGATCtgtaaattaaactaaataggGCGcgaggccacacccactttacaaaatttttacaaccACAGATTACCTTCCTAATGCCATTCGTTGCATCAaatcaatgtatttattattatagtatTATCTGCGGATATTATTACTTTGATTTCATctatctcaattagttttaggtggtaATAACAACCGGtaataacaaaacaattatactctgtagcaacatgttgcaagaatataaagaaCGGAACAAGCGGTAGTGTTTTCGAAGGTTTACAGAatattaaagatattaaaattctAAGAGAGTGGAGTGTTAATATTTATACTGTGGCgtccaaataaaattaataaacgtcACAGAGATTATGTGGTCCTTAATGTTGCAGTTGTTTCTCGAAGAAACTATGTATCTGGCACTAGATGTTCTGAAAAGTATAGACAGCAAAGttagaaaaaatagtaaattattGAACTAAATTTCAAATAAGTACTCTGGCAAAAcataacaattaaatatttttcatcggAAAACTTTGTGGTACCGACGGTACATTCGACATTCGAAATTCGATGACAGGGGCGAAATCAATATGTTAGATATAATTTAAGATATCACACAAATTAATTGATATTTTcggtattaaattaaaaaagttttaggcTTTCTAGCGATTTAGATTAGAGGTGCCACAATTTGAAGCAATATTTGAGCAGTTTTGAATCTGATGTCTTTATTAGTGTTGcatttatatactcgtatagtaaATTGAAAGAACCGGATGAATctcaaaattgtgttatatggggaAAAGGCTTGGTTGTATGGTAGttcgatttcattaattttcaaagtGTAACCCAAAGATGTGAAGGCAAAGTCTGAAgccaaatttgtttgaaatttatgGAGTAGCATTTCACCGAAAAGTGGGCGGAGCTATGTACCTCCATTGTCTCTGGCGTTTTTTTTAGTGAGTCCTCTAATTTTTAGGAGAATTCTAGTTAACTTTTGTAGAGAGATGGGATTGTCTTATTGCCTTATTTTAACCATTTTCAAACTTTATCACGAAATTCTAAAGAAAAATGTTTCCACATTATCTGGTTGATATACAATACTTGTATTTTACTAGTTCGTTATTCTATTGGAGAACGTTTTGGCACCGCtcaagttttcgaaaaaattttaaatcagcgatgttatgatattttatattacctTAAAGGTATGTACACCTATAGTTTAAGTTGTGAATTAGTTACATCCTTTTATAGTTTTCCGCTTAACATTTTACTTGCTAACCTTCTTAGTTTTCAAAATGACTACATTTTATTCTTAGTTATAGCTTGCACGCACCGAGGAAAATACGGTATTAAAGTCGTCTCTTCATCCTGCTTATTATACTAAGTACTACTATGAGCACTTTAGGATTTTCTTCATAATtctaaaattcattatttattcttCGAAATCTATGTCATCCACCTCAAAATAATCCCCCTTGGCCTCAATACATtcgtgccaacgttttttcctatcttcgaaacagttgttaaagtcagttTCCGAAATAGGCTTCCATActcgtagcgattcacgtttaatgtcttcaattggaATTGCTGAATAGCCATAACTTagaggtaaatcaggcgaatcggtggttgcggcacgatattggtcgaaaatttggcgaaaaactcacgaagaatcaatgcagtatgtaGGGGTGCATTAACGTGGTACAATATCGAAGAGTTGTCGTCCCATAATTCcggtctctttttacgaatagctgcGCATAATTGACGCATAACacttaaatagtattccttgttgacagtttggccgatcgGAAAGAATTCGGAGTCCAGTATATTACAGTTCGGAgcattgttcacaagtgtataAAAGCGTTTTGACAAAAgtgaacacaaaaaaaaagtgatcagcgatggaattcaaacgtaattgtgtgattgctttatatttagctggaaaatcacagcaagcaattgttcgtgagctcaaacaccttgatgtgaataaagtttttgtttatcgcaccataactcgttacaatgatacatggtagcatcgcaaaacgccatggaggtggtcatcaaaagactgaagaagcgacttgagcgaaatccacgacgaagtgccaatcaaatgacaagccttacaagttcaaaaaggcccatgatctcacaccgaagcagcatcaagtaagacttgagagagcgaagcagttgcttcgcttggccgaaagcggtcaaattccgaacattgtgttttctgacaaaacaa
The DNA window shown above is from Bactrocera tryoni isolate S06 chromosome 4, CSIRO_BtryS06_freeze2, whole genome shotgun sequence and carries:
- the LOC120774095 gene encoding galanin receptor type 1-like isoform X4; amino-acid sequence: MDAAEPQMDLQQKNSREIRNNTMRELHGYNNNGNKSEPSIYTVQQHTHQHRQSRLTLRANLAHHNSNQQQNFWKPTPLQLQQQYLMDNRRIFDSSPIIRNSESALRRSNEAKNLESKKRVVKMLFVLVLEFFICWTPLYVINTIAMFIGPAIYEYIDYTSICFFQLLAYSSSCCNPITYCFMNASFRRAFLDTFKGLRMSSGTSRRVGEAGFSGWIKRRRRTTGGGDSVSCTQLPALGTNNSISLTNNTIIVPNINTAMHNSQTPQSN
- the LOC120774095 gene encoding dopamine receptor 4-like isoform X1, translated to MLDYLLCFRLDSVLKYDGVIEDISNKSFSTASVKTPQNLFGLRVLSGMDAAEPQMDLQQKNSREIRNNTMRELHGYNNNGNKSEPSIYTVQQHTHQHRQSRLTLRANLAHHNSNQQQNFWKPTPLQLQQQYLMDNRRIFDSSPIIRNSESALRRSNEAKNLESKKRVVKMLFVLVLEFFICWTPLYVINTIAMFIGPAIYEYIDYTSICFFQLLAYSSSCCNPITYCFMNASFRRAFLDTFKGLRMSSGTSRRVGEAGFSGWIKRRRRTTGGGDSVSCTQLPALGTNNSISLTNNTIIVPNINTAMHNSQTPQSN
- the LOC120774095 gene encoding dopamine receptor 4-like isoform X3; amino-acid sequence: MKLDDGVIEDISNKSFSTASVKTPQNLFGLRVLSGMDAAEPQMDLQQKNSREIRNNTMRELHGYNNNGNKSEPSIYTVQQHTHQHRQSRLTLRANLAHHNSNQQQNFWKPTPLQLQQQYLMDNRRIFDSSPIIRNSESALRRSNEAKNLESKKRVVKMLFVLVLEFFICWTPLYVINTIAMFIGPAIYEYIDYTSICFFQLLAYSSSCCNPITYCFMNASFRRAFLDTFKGLRMSSGTSRRVGEAGFSGWIKRRRRTTGGGDSVSCTQLPALGTNNSISLTNNTIIVPNINTAMHNSQTPQSN
- the LOC120774095 gene encoding dopamine receptor 4-like isoform X2, producing MKSENNPAYFSDDGVIEDISNKSFSTASVKTPQNLFGLRVLSGMDAAEPQMDLQQKNSREIRNNTMRELHGYNNNGNKSEPSIYTVQQHTHQHRQSRLTLRANLAHHNSNQQQNFWKPTPLQLQQQYLMDNRRIFDSSPIIRNSESALRRSNEAKNLESKKRVVKMLFVLVLEFFICWTPLYVINTIAMFIGPAIYEYIDYTSICFFQLLAYSSSCCNPITYCFMNASFRRAFLDTFKGLRMSSGTSRRVGEAGFSGWIKRRRRTTGGGDSVSCTQLPALGTNNSISLTNNTIIVPNINTAMHNSQTPQSN